A stretch of [Clostridium] innocuum DNA encodes these proteins:
- the spoVAE gene encoding stage V sporulation protein AE — protein sequence MTFISAFVVCGGICLAGQLIYDNTKLTAGHITSLFVVIGAALDTFGWYDKLLEFAGMGASLPITSFGHSLIHGALAKAQSDGIMGILLGMFDLTAAGITSAILFAFLAALVFRAKS from the coding sequence ATGACTTTTATCAGCGCGTTTGTCGTCTGCGGCGGAATCTGCCTTGCAGGACAGCTGATCTATGATAATACCAAGCTTACAGCGGGGCATATCACTTCTTTATTTGTGGTGATCGGTGCGGCACTGGATACCTTTGGATGGTATGACAAGCTGTTGGAGTTTGCCGGTATGGGTGCCTCCTTGCCGATTACCAGCTTTGGACATTCTCTGATTCACGGTGCTCTGGCAAAAGCACAGAGTGATGGCATCATGGGGATTCTGCTAGGTATGTTTGATTTGACGGCGGCCGGAATCACCAGTGCCATTCTGTTTGCCTTTCTGGCAGCACTTGTGTTTCGCGCCAAATCCTAA
- the spoVAD gene encoding stage V sporulation protein AD — MESQRHSSLVRFATCFLVPDMHTVTFKNVYVQARSTVVGPLEKEGPLGSLFDKSYADAYCGESSFEKAERVLLADAVDLTLRKAGKGVSDIDLLVGGDLINQLTSSHYFAKDLEVPFLGMYGACSTSSLVIGNGSVWVEHELAKQVLAFTSSHVATAERQFRFPNEYGIQKKETTTSTVTGAGAVLLSNQKSNIRVTAFTPGRIVDWDHKDANDMGLAMAPAAYDTITRHLKDMHRELKDYDMIVTGDLSKIGFSFLVDLMNQEGYNIDNRLHDCGLMIYDFEHQDIFCGGSGCACSMCVSMAKLLKKLEDGECSRIMVVATGALLSPVAVAQKGTIPCIAHAIVYERSDVK; from the coding sequence ATGGAATCACAGCGGCATTCGTCTTTGGTACGATTCGCTACCTGCTTTTTGGTGCCTGATATGCATACAGTTACATTTAAAAACGTCTATGTACAGGCGCGCTCTACTGTTGTAGGGCCATTGGAAAAAGAGGGGCCGCTGGGAAGCCTTTTTGATAAGAGCTATGCGGATGCTTACTGCGGGGAGTCCAGCTTTGAAAAGGCGGAACGTGTCCTGCTGGCTGATGCCGTTGACCTGACCCTGCGTAAAGCAGGCAAGGGCGTAAGTGATATTGATCTGCTGGTCGGCGGTGATCTCATCAATCAATTGACCAGCTCGCATTATTTCGCCAAGGATCTGGAGGTTCCCTTTCTTGGAATGTATGGTGCCTGCTCCACTTCCTCTCTGGTTATCGGTAACGGCTCCGTATGGGTAGAGCATGAGCTGGCGAAGCAGGTTTTGGCCTTTACCAGCTCACATGTGGCAACTGCCGAGCGGCAGTTTCGCTTCCCCAACGAATATGGAATTCAGAAAAAGGAAACGACGACCTCGACAGTGACAGGCGCCGGTGCTGTATTGCTGTCAAATCAGAAAAGCAACATCCGGGTAACTGCCTTCACCCCGGGCAGAATCGTCGACTGGGATCATAAGGACGCCAATGATATGGGGCTGGCAATGGCACCGGCTGCCTATGATACGATTACCCGTCATCTGAAGGATATGCATCGTGAGCTGAAGGATTATGACATGATTGTTACCGGGGATTTATCAAAAATCGGATTCTCCTTTCTGGTTGATCTTATGAATCAGGAGGGCTATAACATTGATAACCGCCTGCATGACTGCGGCTTGATGATTTATGATTTTGAGCATCAGGATATCTTCTGCGGCGGCAGCGGATGTGCCTGCAGTATGTGCGTATCCATGGCAAAGCTGCTGAAGAAGCTTGAGGACGGGGAGTGTTCCCGCATTATGGTGGTTGCGACAGGTGCACTGCTTTCACCGGTGGCGGTTGCACAGAAGGGAACCATACCATGTATTGCACATGCCATCGTATACGAAAGGAGTGATGTGAAATGA
- a CDS encoding SpoVA/SpoVAEb family sporulation membrane protein, translating into MMDKKTLQDTAKKHVPAQHKGRNALIAFISGGALAVVAQLFMMLCMNMFDLDKDTAGSVTVVTVILITAVLTGFGVYDKAAQKCGAGLFIPISGFANCLTSCAIEGRTEGPIFGIGSNMFKLAGSVLTYGITAAFVFGTIRYLLFGA; encoded by the coding sequence ATGATGGATAAGAAAACATTGCAGGATACTGCAAAAAAGCATGTACCTGCTCAGCACAAGGGCAGAAATGCACTGATTGCATTCATCAGCGGAGGAGCTCTTGCTGTTGTGGCACAGCTGTTTATGATGCTGTGTATGAATATGTTCGATTTGGATAAGGATACCGCGGGTTCGGTGACCGTCGTTACGGTGATACTGATTACAGCAGTGCTGACCGGCTTCGGTGTCTATGATAAGGCAGCACAGAAATGCGGTGCGGGATTGTTTATTCCCATCAGCGGCTTTGCGAACTGTCTGACCTCCTGTGCGATAGAGGGGCGTACAGAGGGACCGATTTTCGGTATCGGCAGCAATATGTTTAAGCTGGCAGGCTCGGTTCTGACTTATGGAATCACAGCGGCATTCGTCTTTGGTACGATTCGCTACCTGCTTTTTGGTGCCTGA
- a CDS encoding N-acetylmuramoyl-L-alanine amidase: MRNIRRWGRLLMLCLAIGSLSAAAQKTYAWLTDTSTGSPLQVEAASYTTGNVIVLDAGHGGYDTGSISYDGVYEKDITLAITQKIGEQLEKAGYTVVYTRTSDEVIWSNDNRDDLRTRVAIGEEAGADYYISIHTNASEYGDGASGFEAYIDYENDTITAMAQSIEQKLMQLGYTQNRGLKSTQDSSLYVIDSNPVPAMLLELGFITDSADAAYMCSEEGQNALAQSIAQGILEQL, encoded by the coding sequence ATGAGAAATATACGAAGATGGGGTCGCCTTCTTATGCTGTGTCTGGCGATTGGTTCTCTGAGTGCGGCAGCACAAAAGACCTATGCATGGCTTACTGACACATCAACAGGCAGCCCGTTGCAGGTGGAAGCAGCATCCTACACTACGGGTAACGTGATTGTACTGGACGCAGGACATGGCGGATATGATACCGGCAGCATTTCCTATGACGGGGTTTATGAAAAGGATATTACCCTTGCGATCACGCAGAAAATCGGAGAGCAGCTGGAGAAGGCAGGCTATACGGTGGTATATACACGCACCAGTGATGAGGTCATATGGTCAAATGATAACAGGGACGATCTTCGCACCCGCGTTGCCATTGGAGAGGAAGCAGGAGCGGATTATTATATTTCCATACATACCAATGCCAGTGAATACGGGGATGGTGCCAGCGGCTTTGAAGCCTATATCGATTATGAAAATGATACGATTACAGCCATGGCGCAGTCCATTGAGCAGAAGCTGATGCAGCTGGGATACACGCAGAATCGCGGCTTGAAAAGCACACAGGATAGCTCGTTGTATGTGATTGACAGCAACCCTGTGCCTGCCATGCTGCTGGAGCTTGGCTTCATCACCGACAGTGCGGATGCAGCCTATATGTGCAGCGAGGAAGGACAGAATGCACTCGCTCAAAGCATTGCACAGGGAATCCTGGAACAGCTCTAG
- a CDS encoding NUDIX hydrolase, producing the protein MQKKISSTPVYEGTIFHMSRDEVEIKGKTYPRDVIHHDGGVGVLAIRDGKILLVKQYRYAIQKETLEIPAGKLEKGEDPYLCGLRELEEESGYTSERLETLCAMYSTPGFCSEKIYLYWTKKLIPVEHPRAMDEDEEIETLWVDIRKAAAMVNDGTIKDAKTIIAIQYANLYLV; encoded by the coding sequence ATGCAGAAAAAAATATCTTCTACACCGGTATATGAGGGAACGATCTTTCACATGAGCCGGGATGAGGTTGAAATCAAGGGAAAAACATATCCCAGAGATGTGATTCATCATGACGGCGGTGTCGGTGTCCTCGCTATCAGGGATGGAAAAATTTTACTGGTCAAACAGTACCGCTATGCAATTCAGAAGGAAACTCTGGAGATTCCTGCAGGAAAGCTGGAAAAGGGAGAGGATCCGTATCTGTGCGGTTTACGGGAGCTGGAGGAGGAAAGCGGCTATACGAGCGAACGGCTGGAAACGCTTTGTGCCATGTACTCGACACCCGGCTTCTGCAGTGAGAAAATCTATCTGTACTGGACAAAAAAGCTGATTCCGGTGGAGCATCCCCGCGCCATGGATGAGGATGAGGAAATCGAAACGCTATGGGTGGATATCCGCAAGGCTGCCGCTATGGTGAACGATGGGACGATTAAAGATGCCAAAACGATCATTGCCATACAGTATGCAAACCTGTACCTTGTCTGA
- a CDS encoding GNAT family N-acetyltransferase, which yields MKEIQFLKGERVYLRPFTEEDTDFFDVWYNDALTRAKIAAPYPTTAAQSLQCVQRSGHDCIWLAIVTCEKHEVIGEIGLLRMYPAWGTSDLTIIIPHEAHQGKGYGTEAIRLLMDYAFGDLGFHRLAIGVVGFNTDALRFYKKNGFKKEGIQEDGYYYHYEYHDFIMMRILKEEFLQLIRQK from the coding sequence ATGAAGGAAATACAATTTTTAAAGGGAGAACGGGTGTATCTGCGCCCGTTTACAGAAGAGGATACGGATTTTTTTGATGTCTGGTACAACGATGCGCTGACAAGGGCGAAGATTGCCGCACCGTATCCGACAACGGCTGCACAGTCTTTACAATGTGTGCAGCGCAGCGGACATGACTGTATATGGCTGGCGATCGTTACCTGTGAGAAACATGAAGTAATTGGAGAAATCGGACTGCTGCGGATGTATCCTGCCTGGGGGACAAGTGATCTGACGATTATCATTCCCCATGAGGCACATCAGGGGAAAGGCTATGGCACAGAGGCAATCCGCCTGCTGATGGATTATGCCTTTGGCGATCTCGGCTTTCACAGGCTGGCCATCGGTGTTGTGGGATTCAATACAGATGCTTTACGATTTTACAAGAAAAACGGATTTAAGAAAGAGGGAATTCAGGAAGACGGCTATTACTACCATTATGAATACCACGATTTCATCATGATGCGGATTTTAAAGGAAGAATTTCTGCAGCTTATAAGACAAAAATAA
- a CDS encoding VOC family protein, with product MPSRSPGKLHKKQRSETVKQAIVHIALVVRDYDEAIEFYTNKLHFTLVEDTYQPQQDKRWVVVLPPGGNATTILLAKASKPRQEAFIGDQAGGRVFLFLATDDFKRDYWDMKKNGIHFVREPKEADYGTVAVFKDLYGNLWDLVQFQEEHPMCKRL from the coding sequence GTGCCTTCCAGATCGCCTGGGAAGCTGCACAAAAAGCAAAGGAGTGAGACTGTAAAACAGGCAATCGTTCACATTGCGCTTGTCGTACGTGATTATGATGAAGCCATCGAGTTTTATACGAACAAGCTGCATTTCACCCTTGTAGAGGATACCTATCAGCCGCAGCAGGATAAGCGCTGGGTTGTTGTGTTACCGCCGGGAGGTAACGCTACGACGATTCTGCTCGCAAAGGCTTCCAAACCACGACAGGAGGCTTTTATCGGTGATCAGGCAGGTGGCCGTGTCTTCCTGTTTCTTGCGACGGATGATTTCAAAAGAGACTATTGGGATATGAAGAAAAACGGCATTCACTTTGTACGGGAACCCAAAGAGGCGGATTACGGCACTGTTGCCGTATTTAAAGACCTGTATGGAAACCTCTGGGATCTGGTACAGTTTCAAGAGGAACATCCGATGTGTAAACGTCTGTAA
- a CDS encoding DNA topoisomerase III, which translates to MSKTFVLAEKPSVGRELGRVLGCPIKKDGYMEGNKYVVSWALGHLVELADPQDYDKRLETWDMQDLPMLPDKMQLKVISQTARQYKLVKSLLHRGDIRDIVIATDAGREGELVARWILEKAGVRKPMKRLWISSQTDKAIKEGFTHLKDAREYEPLYRSAVCRAEADWLVGLNTTRALTCKFNAQLSAGRVQTPTLAMIVDREAEIRKFVPKEYFTLRVDAGAFVLDYRKNNNASIMDRKQAETLMKQLKHKQITIQDVERKRHKEQPPQLYDLTELQRDANQRFGFSAKETLNYMQSLYETHKLLTYPRTDSRYLSQDIVGTLKERLQAICIDVYEPFASDLLKNGYKVSRRFVDDTKVSDHHAIIPTEEYVELNRLSPNEKKIYDLVVRRFLAVLGKPSEYEKTRIHAVCEHMDFYASGRIMISDGWRALYQKNERFDEDEEQDDDQNLPSLAKGQQYPIRDVRITSHFTKAPARYTEATLLSAMEHPSKFISNSRMKAVLEDANGIGTVATRADIIEKLFKTNYIEKRGNSIYPLSKGIQLVSLVPEELRSPLLTATWEEKLTAISKGKLKDKSFMKEMRSYASDLVEKVKNSEASYRHDNMTQKKCPECGSNLLEINGKRGKLLACSSPSCKYKQNLSFTSNARCPKCHKKLNVVGEKEKRLYTCVCGFREKFDRFNEQLKEKRNVAGRAELQDFNKKQEAEKKQEKSAFQIAWEAAQKAKE; encoded by the coding sequence ATGAGCAAAACATTTGTACTGGCTGAAAAGCCGAGTGTAGGAAGAGAGCTGGGAAGAGTTCTCGGCTGTCCGATAAAAAAGGACGGTTATATGGAGGGAAACAAGTATGTGGTTTCCTGGGCACTGGGACATCTGGTAGAGCTGGCAGACCCGCAGGATTATGATAAACGTCTGGAAACCTGGGATATGCAGGACCTTCCGATGCTGCCGGACAAAATGCAGCTGAAGGTGATCTCACAGACCGCAAGACAATACAAGCTGGTAAAGAGCCTGCTGCACCGCGGAGATATCCGTGATATTGTAATCGCTACGGATGCCGGAAGAGAAGGGGAGCTGGTGGCCCGCTGGATTCTTGAAAAGGCGGGGGTACGCAAGCCGATGAAGCGTCTGTGGATTTCGTCACAGACAGATAAGGCGATCAAGGAGGGCTTTACGCATCTGAAGGATGCCAGAGAATATGAACCCCTGTACCGCAGTGCGGTATGTCGGGCTGAGGCAGACTGGCTCGTCGGGTTGAACACCACCCGCGCGCTGACCTGTAAATTCAATGCACAGCTTTCTGCCGGTCGTGTGCAGACGCCGACACTGGCTATGATTGTCGACAGGGAAGCGGAAATCCGCAAATTCGTACCAAAGGAATATTTTACACTGCGTGTGGATGCCGGTGCCTTTGTGCTGGATTATCGCAAGAACAACAATGCGTCCATAATGGACCGTAAGCAGGCAGAGACGCTCATGAAGCAGCTGAAGCACAAGCAGATTACGATTCAGGACGTGGAGCGCAAGCGTCACAAGGAACAACCGCCGCAGCTCTATGATCTTACCGAGCTGCAAAGGGATGCCAATCAGCGCTTCGGCTTCAGTGCCAAGGAGACACTGAATTATATGCAGAGCTTATATGAAACACATAAGCTGCTGACCTATCCCCGTACAGATTCCCGCTATCTGAGTCAGGATATCGTTGGGACACTGAAGGAACGGCTGCAGGCGATTTGTATTGATGTGTATGAGCCATTTGCAAGTGACTTGCTGAAAAACGGCTATAAGGTAAGCCGCCGCTTTGTCGATGATACAAAGGTATCCGACCACCATGCCATTATCCCAACCGAGGAATATGTGGAGCTGAACAGACTTTCACCAAATGAAAAGAAAATCTATGATCTGGTGGTTCGCAGGTTTCTGGCCGTACTGGGCAAACCGAGTGAATATGAGAAGACCAGAATTCATGCGGTGTGTGAGCATATGGACTTTTATGCCAGCGGAAGGATTATGATCAGTGACGGCTGGCGCGCACTCTATCAGAAAAACGAACGCTTTGATGAGGATGAAGAGCAGGATGATGATCAGAATCTGCCTTCTCTTGCGAAGGGACAGCAATATCCAATTAGGGATGTGCGCATCACCTCGCATTTTACCAAGGCACCGGCACGCTATACGGAGGCAACCCTGTTATCGGCTATGGAGCATCCATCGAAATTTATCAGCAACAGCCGTATGAAGGCTGTATTAGAGGATGCGAATGGAATCGGTACCGTGGCAACACGTGCGGATATCATTGAAAAGCTGTTCAAAACCAACTATATTGAAAAACGCGGAAACTCCATCTATCCGCTAAGCAAGGGAATCCAGCTGGTATCGCTGGTACCGGAGGAGCTACGCTCTCCGCTGTTGACGGCAACCTGGGAGGAAAAGCTTACCGCAATCAGCAAGGGGAAGCTGAAGGATAAAAGCTTTATGAAGGAAATGCGCAGCTATGCCAGTGACCTAGTTGAAAAGGTGAAAAACAGTGAGGCAAGCTACCGCCATGACAATATGACGCAGAAGAAATGTCCTGAATGCGGCAGCAACCTGCTGGAAATCAACGGAAAGCGCGGAAAGCTCTTAGCCTGCAGCAGTCCTTCCTGCAAATACAAGCAGAATCTTTCGTTCACCAGCAATGCCCGTTGTCCGAAATGCCATAAGAAGCTGAATGTAGTCGGAGAAAAGGAAAAGCGTCTGTATACCTGTGTGTGCGGCTTTCGTGAGAAATTCGACCGCTTCAACGAGCAGCTGAAGGAAAAGCGCAATGTTGCCGGACGTGCAGAGCTGCAGGATTTCAATAAAAAGCAGGAGGCTGAAAAAAAGCAGGAAAAGAGTGCCTTCCAGATCGCCTGGGAAGCTGCACAAAAAGCAAAGGAGTGA
- a CDS encoding DNA mismatch repair protein, translated as MQIDTLQRKIDETQAVCRSLKQRSSSYAMQRGVLILIALFALFRGYYYEQLFYALCVLSLGLFLYIAAKHRALKQRVEDHEVMMEVLQDVLRRKNNGWKAFQDTGSEFLHEENTQAYDLDLFGDASLYQYLCVAKTVYGRERLAELLSAQQQSRKAMQSRSAAVQECARKTTFTFTLTQLLKLYERHGQRKKRSTMEHILSYMEEEQVQYPRIVRMLCALVSALTLMTLLLFLSGIIHYGPVLILATVSLCLSLLFFMKHAQQLSGVAPLAYLIEDYERIFHLIEETAFQSDALCRIRSDVEEACAAIKKLRRILMLVQLRSNSILFFLVNAFGLLDFQCVIALQDWRQRYGRTLRIWLQDIGELESYLSLAQLNLAKEAVCIADSTPKPPYLHAVNIVHPLLEEGSAVANSITIDNGTYIITGSNMSGKTTFLRTLGINLVLMHAGAGVCADSFCAGSMNLFTSMRVHDNVSEGISTFYAEILRIQQMNEASRKQEPMLVLIDEIFKGTNSADRIYCATSAIRHLHQPWIITLISTHDFELCELSGDPAIQAVNYHFSEYYEKDRICFDYRLKEGKCTTTNARELMRLAGFKEEV; from the coding sequence ATGCAGATTGATACTTTACAAAGGAAAATCGATGAAACACAGGCTGTATGCAGAAGCTTAAAGCAGCGCTCCTCTTCCTATGCAATGCAGCGAGGTGTTCTGATTCTGATTGCTCTGTTTGCCCTGTTTCGCGGATATTATTATGAGCAGCTGTTTTATGCGCTCTGTGTGCTTTCACTGGGACTGTTTCTATATATCGCCGCAAAGCACAGGGCGTTGAAACAGAGGGTAGAAGATCATGAGGTTATGATGGAGGTACTGCAGGATGTACTGCGGCGCAAGAACAATGGGTGGAAAGCATTTCAGGATACCGGTTCTGAATTTCTGCATGAGGAGAATACGCAGGCATATGATCTGGATCTGTTTGGGGACGCGAGCCTGTATCAGTATCTCTGTGTGGCAAAAACCGTATACGGAAGAGAACGACTGGCAGAGCTTCTCAGTGCACAGCAGCAGTCCCGCAAAGCGATGCAAAGCCGCAGTGCTGCCGTACAGGAATGCGCCCGAAAGACGACATTCACCTTTACCCTGACACAGCTTTTAAAGCTGTATGAGCGTCATGGACAGCGAAAAAAACGTTCAACCATGGAACATATCCTAAGCTACATGGAAGAAGAACAGGTACAATATCCACGCATTGTGCGTATGCTGTGTGCTCTTGTATCCGCACTCACACTTATGACACTGCTTCTTTTTCTGTCAGGTATCATCCACTATGGCCCCGTTCTCATACTGGCTACCGTTTCTCTGTGTCTTTCGCTTTTGTTTTTTATGAAGCATGCCCAACAGCTGTCCGGCGTAGCACCACTGGCATATCTGATTGAAGATTATGAGCGAATCTTTCATCTGATTGAGGAGACTGCCTTTCAAAGTGATGCTCTTTGCAGGATTCGTTCGGATGTGGAGGAAGCTTGCGCCGCCATAAAAAAACTGCGCCGCATACTGATGCTGGTACAGCTGCGCTCCAACAGTATCCTGTTTTTCCTCGTCAACGCCTTTGGTTTGCTTGATTTCCAATGTGTGATTGCTCTGCAGGACTGGAGACAGCGCTATGGCAGAACCCTGCGCATCTGGCTGCAGGATATCGGAGAGCTGGAAAGCTACCTATCTCTTGCACAGCTGAATCTGGCGAAGGAAGCAGTCTGTATTGCGGACAGTACACCCAAACCTCCTTATCTGCATGCGGTAAATATTGTGCATCCGCTGCTGGAGGAAGGAAGTGCTGTTGCAAATTCTATAACAATCGATAACGGCACCTATATCATAACCGGCTCCAATATGTCAGGAAAAACCACCTTTTTACGAACGCTGGGCATCAATCTTGTGCTGATGCATGCAGGCGCCGGAGTCTGTGCCGATTCCTTTTGTGCAGGCAGCATGAACCTGTTTACCTCGATGCGTGTGCATGATAATGTAAGCGAAGGAATATCGACCTTTTATGCGGAAATTCTGCGCATTCAGCAAATGAATGAGGCAAGCAGAAAGCAGGAGCCGATGCTGGTTTTGATCGATGAGATTTTTAAGGGTACAAACAGCGCGGATCGCATTTACTGTGCAACAAGTGCCATCCGTCATCTGCATCAGCCGTGGATCATCACCCTGATCTCCACACATGATTTTGAATTGTGCGAGCTGAGCGGCGACCCGGCCATACAGGCAGTGAATTATCATTTCTCGGAATATTATGAGAAGGATCGAATCTGCTTTGATTATCGGCTGAAAGAAGGAAAATGCACAACAACGAATGCCAGAGAGCTGATGCGTCTGGCCGGATTCAAGGAGGAAGTATGA
- the rpoN gene encoding RNA polymerase factor sigma-54 gives MKLETRVLQNLTQQQKLSIRQQQDLKILEMNNQELESWIEEELEKNPLLEFDDAYETGAASHSQQDFDLLLNFVTNEQTLADVLQEQIATCLHPLHKELAEFIINSLDGNGYLQLKDEDIQRMLPQYSLDDIEDTINEIQTFEPAGVCARSLQECLLIQLCFEDIPYSQIAIMIVNFYLKEVSENKLPAIAEALQIPLEDVLQAISLIRSLDPKPGARYATSSAYVNPDMQIVVEENEIHIQMFRKTYGLRLQAPVKDADADTAKYLSQQQKQAEALLSSIEKRNSTIERIMEVIAVVQQDFFLQHGQLKPLNMKDIAAKLSLHESTISRAVSGKSILFEQQIIPLKFFFPARVNEDTSANEVHLRLRSLIDQEDKKKPYSDQKLCDLLKEDGLEISRRTIAKYRDQLKIPAASKRKQF, from the coding sequence ATGAAACTGGAAACACGTGTCCTGCAAAATCTTACACAGCAGCAGAAGCTATCCATTCGGCAGCAGCAGGATCTGAAAATACTGGAAATGAACAATCAGGAGCTGGAATCCTGGATTGAAGAGGAGCTGGAGAAAAATCCGCTGCTGGAATTTGATGATGCCTATGAAACCGGGGCCGCATCCCATTCCCAGCAGGATTTTGACCTGCTTTTGAATTTTGTGACAAATGAGCAGACCCTTGCGGATGTACTGCAGGAGCAGATTGCCACATGCCTGCATCCGCTTCATAAGGAGCTTGCAGAGTTTATCATCAATTCACTGGATGGAAACGGCTATCTGCAGCTGAAGGATGAAGATATCCAGCGAATGCTTCCACAGTACAGCCTGGATGACATCGAGGATACGATCAATGAGATACAGACCTTTGAGCCGGCCGGAGTCTGTGCCAGAAGCCTTCAGGAATGCCTGCTGATTCAGCTGTGCTTTGAGGACATTCCCTACTCCCAGATTGCCATCATGATTGTAAACTTCTATTTGAAGGAGGTTAGCGAGAACAAGCTTCCTGCGATAGCAGAGGCGCTGCAGATACCTCTGGAGGATGTGCTGCAGGCGATTTCCCTGATCCGCTCACTTGACCCAAAGCCGGGGGCACGCTATGCAACGAGCAGCGCCTATGTAAATCCGGACATGCAGATCGTTGTGGAGGAGAATGAAATCCACATACAGATGTTTCGCAAAACCTATGGACTGCGCTTGCAAGCTCCTGTAAAGGATGCAGATGCGGACACAGCAAAATATCTGAGCCAGCAGCAAAAGCAGGCGGAGGCTCTGCTGAGCAGTATTGAAAAGCGCAATTCCACCATCGAGCGCATCATGGAGGTCATTGCCGTTGTCCAGCAGGATTTCTTTTTGCAGCATGGACAGCTGAAGCCCTTGAACATGAAGGATATCGCGGCTAAGCTGAGCCTGCACGAATCCACCATATCCCGTGCTGTATCCGGCAAATCCATCTTATTTGAACAGCAGATCATTCCCCTGAAGTTTTTCTTTCCTGCCAGAGTGAATGAGGACACGAGTGCAAACGAGGTTCATCTGCGCCTGCGCTCGCTGATTGATCAGGAGGATAAAAAGAAGCCGTACAGTGACCAGAAGCTGTGTGATCTGTTGAAGGAGGATGGCCTGGAAATATCTCGGAGAACCATTGCCAAATACCGGGATCAGCTGAAAATTCCTGCAGCATCAAAGCGCAAACAGTTCTGA